The Bos indicus x Bos taurus breed Angus x Brahman F1 hybrid chromosome 10, Bos_hybrid_MaternalHap_v2.0, whole genome shotgun sequence genome has a segment encoding these proteins:
- the LOC113899437 gene encoding olfactory receptor 4N2 — protein sequence MENENSTEVTEFILAGLTQSQNIQLLVFALVLIFYLIILPGNFLIILTIRSDPSLTAPLYFFLGNLAFLDASYSFIVAPRMLVDFLSEKKVISYTGCITQLFFLHFLGGGEGLLLVVMAFDRYIAICRPLHYSTVMNPRACYALLLALWLGGFVHSIIQVALILRLPFCGPNQLDNFFCDVPQVIKLACTDTFVVELLMVFNSGLMTLLCFLGLLASYAVILCRVHGSSSEGKSKALSTCTTHIIVIFLMFGPGIFIYTRPFRAFPADKVVSLFHTVIFPLLNPVIYTLRNQEVKASVKRLFSQHLA from the coding sequence ATGGAGAATGAGAACAGTACGGAGGTGACAGAATTCATCCTTGCTGGTCTGACTCAGTCTCAAAATATTCAGCTCCTGGTGTTTGCCCTAGTCTTAATTTTCTACCTCATCATCCTCCCTGGAAATTTCCTCATCATCCTCACCATCAGGTCAGACCCCAGTCTCACGGCCCCCCTCTACTTCTTCCTGGGCAACCTGGCCTTCCTGGATGCATCCTACTCCTTCATTGTGGCTCCCAGGATGCTGGTGGACTTCCTCTCTGAGAAGAAGGTGATCTCCTATACAGGCTGCATCACTCAGCTCTTCTTCTTGCACTTtcttggaggaggggagggattaCTCCTTGTCGTGATGGCCTTTGACCGCTACATTGCCATCTGTCGTCCTTTACACTATTCGACTGTCATGAACCCTAGAGCCTGCTATGCCTTGCTGTTGGCTCTGTGGCTCGGCGGCTTTGTTCATTCCATTATCCAAGTGGCCCTCATCCTCCGCTTGCCCTTCTGTGGTCCAAACCAACTGGACAACTTCTTCTGTGATGTGCCACAGGTCATCAAGCTGGCCTGCACTGACACCTTTGTGGTGGAGCTGCTGATGGTCTTCAACAGTGGTCTGATGACCCTCCTGTGCTTCCTGGGCCTTCTGGCCTCCTATGCGGTCATCCTCTGCCGTGTACATGGCTCCTCCTCTGAGGGGAAGAGCAAGGCGCTGTCCACGTGCACCACCCACATCATCGTTATATTTCTCATGTTCGGGCCTGGCATCTTTATCTACACCCGCCCCTTCAGAGCCTTCCCAGCTGACAAGGTGGTTTCTCTCTTCCACACAGTGATCTTTCCCCTGTTAAACCCTGTGATTTATACTCTTCGCAACCAGGAAGTAAAAGCGTCTGTGAAAAGGCTGTTTAGTCAGCACTTAGCCtga
- the LOC113899593 gene encoding olfactory receptor 4K2-like: MEGVNHSRVSEFVLLGLTDSPQLQIFLFVMFSVFYLMTMLGNCLILLTVLSTPHLHSPMYFLLSNLSLIDMCLSSFATPKMIMDFFAQHKTISFEGCISQIFFLHLFTGTEIVLLISMSFDRYIAICKPLHYSSIMSQRVCVGLVATSWTVGFLHTMSQLAFTLYLPFCGPNVVDSFFCDLPLVIQLACIDIYVLGIFMISTSGVIALVSFLFLLTSYITVLVTIKDHSSTGSTKAFSTCTAHFIVVLMFFGPCIFIYAWPFTDFLVDKVLSVFYTIFTPFLNPLIYTLRNQEVKTAVKKKLSNQYLKPGLLSIDLMNLLIPQTKCRFLSKLYFNFNKYVFEEQLYRSNHYLSNTKPDIQFSDVCNIVA; encoded by the exons ATGGAGGGAGTCAACCATTCCAGAGTGTCTGAATTTGTGTTACTTGGACTTACTGATTCTCCTCAGCTCCAGATTTTCCTTTTTgtgatgttttctgttttctacttAATGACCATGTTGGGCAATTGTCTGATTTTGCTCACGGTACTGTCCACCCCACACCTTCACTCCCCCATGTACTTCCTGCTCAGCAACCTGTCTCTCATCGACATGTGTCTGTCTTCCTTTGCCACTCCAAAGATGATCATGGACTTCTTTGCTCAGCACAAGACCATCTCCTTCGAGGGATGCATTTCTCAGATCTTCTTTTTGCACCTCTTCACTGGGACTGAAATTGTGCTGCTCATCTCTATGTCTTTTGACAGGTACATTGCCATATGCAAACCTCTCCATTATTCATCAATTATGAGCCAAAGAGTATGTGTTGGGCTTGTGGCAACTTCTTGGACAGTGGGCTTCTTGCATACAATGAGCCAGTTAGCTTTTACCCTCTATTTACCCTTTTGTGGTCCCAATGTTGTGGACAGTTTCTTCTGTGACCTTCCTTTGGTCATCCAGCTGGCATGTATAGACATATATGTTCTTGGAATCTTCATGATTTCAACCAGTGGTGTGATTGCTCTtgtaagttttctgtttttgctgacttccTACATCACTGTTCTGGTCACTATCAAGGACCACTCCTCCACTGGATCAACTAAGGCTTTTTCTACCTGCACTGCACATTTCATAGTTGTGTTGATGTTCTTTGGGCCCTGCATATTTATCTATGCGTGGCCTTTCACAGACTTCCTGGTGGACAAAGTTCTCTCTGTTTTCTACACCATCTTTACCCCTTTTCTGAATCCACTTATCTATACTCTGAGAAACCAGGAAGTGAAAACAGCTGTGAAGAAGAAACTAAGTAACCAATATTT AAAACCTGGCTTGCTAAGCATAGATCTGATGAATTTATTAATACCCCAGactaaat GTAGATTTCTATCtaaactgtacttcaattttaatAAGTATGTATTTGAAGAACAATTGTATAGGTCTAACCACTATTTGTCAAACACAAAACCTGATATTCAGTTTTCGGATGTCTGTAATATTGTGGCTTAA
- the LOC113899436 gene encoding olfactory receptor 4N5-like gives MERENSTVVTEFILAGLTQSQDVQLLVFTLVLIFYLIILPGNFLIILTIRSDPSLTAPLYFFLGNLAFLDASYSFIVAPRMLVDFLSEKKVISYRGCITQLFFLHFLGGGEMLLLIVMAFDRYIAICRPLHYSTVMNPRACYALLLALWLGGFVHSIIQVALILCLPFCGPNRLDNFFCDVPQVIKLACTDTFVVELLMVFNSGLLTLLCFLGLLASYAVILCRVHGSSSEGKSKALSTCTTHVIIILLMFGPAIFIYTRPFTALSADKVVSFFHTVIFPLMNPVIYTLRNQEVKASMRKILSQHMVC, from the coding sequence ATGGAGAGAGAGAACAGTACTGTGGTAACTGAATTTATCCTTGCTGGTCTGACCCAGTCTCAAGAtgttcagctcctggtcttcacACTGGTCTTAATTTTCTACCTCATCATCCTCCCTGGAAATTTCCTCATCATCCTCACCATCAGGTCAGACCCCAGTCTCACGGCCCCCCTCTACTTCTTCCTGGGCAACCTGGCCTTCCTGGATGCATCCTACTCCTTCATTGTGGCTCCCAGGATGCTGGTGGACTTCCTCTCTGAGAAGAAGGTGATCTCCTATAGAGGCTGCATCACTCAGCTCTTCTTCTTGCACTTCCTTGGAGGAGGGGAGATGCTACTCCTAATTGTGATGGCCTTTGACCGCTACATTGCCATCTGTCGTCCTTTACACTATTCGACTGTCATGAACCCTAGAGCCTGCTATGCCTTGCTGTTGGCTCTGTGGCTTGGAGGCTTTGTTCATTCCATTATCCAAGTGGCCCTCATCCTCTGCTTGCCCTTCTGTGGTCCAAACCGACTGGACAACTTCTTCTGTGATGTGCCGCAGGTCATCAAGCTGGCCTGCACTGACACCTTTGTGGTGGAGCTGCTGATGGTCTTCAACAGTGGCCTGCTCACCCTGCTGTGCTTCCTGGGCCTTCTGGCCTCCTATGCAGTCATCCTCTGCCGTGTACATGGCTCCTCCTCTGAGGGGAAGAGCAAGGCGCTGTCCACGTGCACCACTCATGTCATCATTATACTTCTCATGTTTGGGCCTGCCATCTTTATCTACACTCGTCCCTTCACAGCCTTATCAGCAGACAAAGTGGTTTCCTTTTTCCACACAGTGATCTTTCCTTTGATGAATCCTGTGATTTATACCCTTCGCAACCAGGAAGTAAAAGCTTCCATGAGGAAGATATTGAGTCAACACATGGTTTGTTGA